A section of the Bombus terrestris chromosome 2, iyBomTerr1.2, whole genome shotgun sequence genome encodes:
- the LOC100651030 gene encoding ero1-like protein isoform X2, with product MKIYPRVQSLLVRDYFRFYKVNLKQECPFWADDSKCAIRYCHVQPCQEEDIPDGLKGDMLKNSHFNESPADKYKASTQYDDCLHRTKDHNKELGYLNTTISSENYKDFELWKQYDDAQDNFCVKESSPGEYVDLLLNPERYTGYKGQSAHRIWRSIYKENCFRPENSPHNFIQSSKINGMCLEKRVFYRVISGLHTSINIHLCSKYLLSPKDNLEIVPGGRWGPNLQEFQKRFSPEETGGEGPNWLKNLYFTYLLELRALAKAAPYLEREEYYTGNKAQDKDTRLAMNDILNVVKSFPDHFNESVMFTGGAEAQLLKEQFRQHFRNISRIMDCVGCDKCKLWGKLQTHGLGTALKILFSGKFDRWESTLNNFNRKKFFLERSEIVALINAIGRLSESIFELDKFRQMMR from the exons ATGAAAATTTATCCAAGAGTTCAGAGTCTTCTAGTCAGAGATTATTTTCGCttttataaagtaaatttaaaacaAGAATGCCCTTTTTGGGCTGATGATAGTAAATGTGCTATAAGATACTGTCATGTACAACCTTGTCAGGAA GAAGACATTCCAGATGGTTTAAAAGGAGATATGTTAAAGAACAGTCATTTTAATGAAAGTCCTGCGGATAAATATAAAGCTTCAACACAATATGATGATTGCTTACATAGGACTAAAGATCATAATAAAGAACTGGGCTATTTAAACACAACAATTag TTCAGAGAACTACAAAGATTTTGAATTATGGAAACAATATGATGATGCTCAAGATAATTTTTGTGTGAAGGAGTCTAGTCCTGGAGAATATGTGGACCTTTTGCTAAATCCTGAAAGATATACAGGTTATAAAGGACAGAGTGCACATAGGATATGGCGCAGTATTTATAAGGAAAATTGTTTTAG ACCTGAAAATTCACcacataattttattcaatcttCAAAAATAAATG GGATGTGTCTGGAAAAAAGGGTATTCTACCGTGTTATATCAGGGCTTCATACtagtattaatattcatttgtgTTCAAAATACTTGTTGTCACCAAAAGACAATTTAGAGATAGTGCCTGGTGGCCGATGGGGCCCTAATTTGCAAGAGTTTCAAAAAAGATTTTCACCAGAGGAAACAGGAGGTGAAGGTCCAAATtggttaaaaaatttatattttacttatcTGCTTGAATTAAGAGCTTTGGCAAAAGCTGCACCATATTTGGAAAGAGAAGAATATTACACTGGTAACAAAGCACAAGATAAAGACACCCGTTTGGCAatgaatgatattttaaatgttgttaa ATCATTTCCTGATCATTTTAATGAAAGTGTTATGTTTACTGGTGGAGCTGAGGCTCAGTTATTGAAGGAACAATTTAGACAACATTTTAGGAATATATCTCGTATTATGGACTGTGTAGGGTGTGATAAGTGTAAACTTTGGGGAAAACTTCAAACGCATGGTTTGGGCACAGcattaaaaattctattctcAGGAAAATTCGACAGATGGGAAtcaacattaaataattttaatagaaagaaattcTTCTTAGAAAGAAGCGAAATTGTTGCACTTATAAACGCTATTGGAAG ATTATCAGAAAGTATCTTCGAGTTGGATAAATTTAGACAAATGATGAGATAG
- the LOC105666640 gene encoding D-aspartate oxidase, protein MRVAVVGAGVIGTTSAFAVKSSFPQFEVQIFSDKFSPATTGDGSAGLWSPYLLGNTPYDKISQWSEITYRWLENFWKAGLASEIGLSLIPIYRVTSNPDGFSDLAWTKVVYGAYELNASELEKLNAEWNANYKHGWMFLTYTCEPVKLLPWLMKRFLQIGGKLRNRKIHTFNELIDDGYDLIINCSGLGAYKLVGDNAVKSIRGQVARVTASWVMHGLLVDDDDGNYIIPNIDSVVLGGTHQENDFDCTPRKEDSEFIYNGCVRILPALKGAEITKEWVGLRPGRYQVRIEAEVCRSSQGRQVTVIHNYGHGGSGVTLCWGCALDVVNIVENMTSLKSNL, encoded by the exons ATGCGCGTGGCAGTGGTGGGCGCCGGTGTGATCGGCACGACAAGTGCGTTCGCGGTGAAAAGCAGTTTTCCACAGTTCGAGGTGCAGATATTTTCGGATAAATTTTCACCAGCTACTACCGGCGACGGAAGTGCCGGTTTATGGAGTCCTTATCTTCTCGGAAACACTCCTTATGACAAAATATC ACAATGGAGTGAAATCACGTATCGATGGTTGGAAAACTTTTGGAAAGCGGGCTTGGCTTCTGAAATAGGACTCTCCTTGATACCGATATACCGCGTTACCAGTAATCCCGATGGTTTCTCCGATTTAGCCTGGACGAAAGTGGTGTACGGTGCGTACGAACTAAATGCCAGTGAATTGGAGAAACTAAACGCAGAGTGGAATGCCAATTATAA ACACGGATGGATGTTCCTGACATATACGTGCGAGCCAGTTAAATTGTTGCCTTGGTTAATGAAACGATTCCTCCAAATAGGCGGAAAACTACGAAACAGGAAAATTCACACGTTCAACGAACTAATCGACGATGGATACGATTTAATAATAAACTGTAGCGGCCTCGGTGCATATAAACTCGTGGGTGATAACGCCGTTAAGTCTATCAGAGGTCAAGTTGCTAGG GTGACGGCATCCTGGGTAATGCACGGGTTATTGGTAGACGACGACGATGGGAATTACATAATACCGAA CATCGACAGCGTAGTGTTGGGTGGTACGCACCAAGAGAACGATTTCGACTGCACACCACGAAAAGAAGACTCAGAATTCATTTATAACGGATGTGTGCGCATTTTACCTGCTCTGAAA GGAGCTGAAATAACGAAGGAGTGGGTTGGTTTGAGACCTGGAAGGTACCAAGTTCGTATTGAAGCTGAGGTTTGCAGGTCTTCTCAAGGCAGACAAGTTACG GTAATACACAATTACGGACACGGAGGGAGTGGCGTGACGTTATGCTGGGGTTGTGCTTTGGACGTCGTGAACATCGTAGAGAATATGACGAGTTTGAAATCAAATCTGTAA